From the genome of Haloplanus vescus:
CGCGCCCCGAGACGCGGCCGTCCAGAGTGAGCATGACCACCGAAACAGCGTCCGTCGCTCCGCCAACGAAGACGAGGGAGCGGGATTCCTGCTGGGGACTGGCGTCGGTGCCGGCGCCTCACTGCTCGGCGTCGGCCTCGGGTACCTGCTCTGGGGTCGCTCCGACGAGTGAGCCGTCGTCCGGTCACACGAACTAAGTGTGTCTGCGGCCCAGTTCAGCGCCATGCGTCCCCACTCTCGGCGACGAGTCCTCCAACTGGGCGCCGCCGCTGGCACGTTCGCGCTCGCGGGCTGTCTCGAGGGAAACCGGTCAGCACGGGCGCCCGCACAGCGTCGAATCGGGCACGCGACACAGCCACCCGACGGGACGTGGCCGTCGGCGGGCTACGACGCGCGGAACACGCGCACCAACCCGTCCGCGTCGCCGCCGCGGTCGGACCCCGCGACCGTCTGGTCGGCGCCGCTGTCGGGTGTCGTCTCCGCCCTCGTCGTGGGCCCCGAGTACGTGTACGCGAGCACGGACGCGGAGACGGTCGCACTCGCACGCGACGGGGACGAGGGATGGCGAGTCGGCGTCGGTGGCGACGCCCTCGCCTATCACGCCGGGCGGGTGTACGTCAGCGGCGACACGCTCCGCGCCCTCGACGCAGCGTCGGGAGCGGAGCGGTGGCGCAGTTTCACCGGCGACGCCTCGCCCGGGGCGGTGTACGAGACGAGCGGGACGGTCTACGTCACGGGGCGCACGCACGTCTACGGCGTGCATCCGGACTCCGGCGCGCGTCGCTGGGACGTCGAGACGGCGCGGTATCCTAGCATCGTCGCCGACGACGCGCGGGTCGGAGTCCTCACGTCCGACCGCATCCAGTTCGTCGCGCCCGGCGAGACGGTCGACGGCTTGCTTCGTGACCCGGGGCCGCGCACGAGCGAGTCGGTTCGGCTGGGGTGGAGTCCGGAGGTGTACTCGGGCGTCCTGACCGACGACGCACTGTTCGTCCCGCAGTACGGTGACCGCCTCGCCGACACGAACGCCACCGTCAGACGGTACGACCTCCCGTTGGAGGACGACCGATGGATGACGCCGTACACGTGGGCTGGAATCGGCACCATCGCCGTCGACGAGGACCGCGTGTACGCGTCCCCGTATCGGGCGACGACGGACCCGCCGGACGGCTCGCTCGTCGCGCTGGACCGACAGCGAGGGACCCAGCGATGGCGCTACGACGGGGCGATGCTCGGCCCGCCCGCGGTGGGCGGCGACACCGTCGTCGCCGGCGGCGCTGACCCCGGGTCGCCGAGCGTCTGTGTCTCGACGGCCAACACGACGCCGGACTGTCCGCCGGCCGAAGGCCCGGCCGAGA
Proteins encoded in this window:
- a CDS encoding outer membrane protein assembly factor BamB family protein is translated as MRPHSRRRVLQLGAAAGTFALAGCLEGNRSARAPAQRRIGHATQPPDGTWPSAGYDARNTRTNPSASPPRSDPATVWSAPLSGVVSALVVGPEYVYASTDAETVALARDGDEGWRVGVGGDALAYHAGRVYVSGDTLRALDAASGAERWRSFTGDASPGAVYETSGTVYVTGRTHVYGVHPDSGARRWDVETARYPSIVADDARVGVLTSDRIQFVAPGETVDGLLRDPGPRTSESVRLGWSPEVYSGVLTDDALFVPQYGDRLADTNATVRRYDLPLEDDRWMTPYTWAGIGTIAVDEDRVYASPYRATTDPPDGSLVALDRQRGTQRWRYDGAMLGPPAVGGDTVVAGGADPGSPSVCVSTANTTPDCPPAEGPAETGVLHAFDAATGEQLWTIRPGASYGGYPVALVGDRVYYGDGEGVHVLE